The DNA region TTGTATTGAAAAGGGGGTTAACGATCTATTTCCCCGTCGAAACTATCATAATCATATACCACCACATGTTAAGACCTCATTCTGTATTTATGATGCTATAtgatagttttaaaatatactccctctgtatcaACATAAGTtgggttttatgatttttattttgtttcagaatAAGTGAAGTTCACATTAATCTAGATACAATTAATTGTCATTTGAAATCTCTAGccaattacaaaatagtgtatctttttttaattgattgaGATAGTATTGTTTAATGCTATTTTTATACAAACAAGATAAACCccataaaattttgtgttttcttaatccTTGTGAAAAAATCTTACAACTCACTTATAATGACACAAaaggagtatatatatatatgatagttACGAGGAGAAAATGATTGTAAGAGAACTTAAATATATGACACTGTTTTCGATGTTATGAGAAGTTAGCAAAAGGCCCTCAGCTGGAATTGTCGTGGCAATTACCATTGCAACTATGCTTGGCGTCTTGATACTACTTGTTCTTGGTTATGTCCTATGCTGGAGGAGAAAATTATACCAAAGAACTCAGATGGAAAGTTAGTATCTTGTGTGTTTAGCTCTTGTTGTTGGAAACATGAAGCATAACTAATACACCCTTTCTTTGCAGCTGATAGTGATATTTCAATCACACATTCATCTCAATACGACTTTAAGACAATTGAAGTAGCAACAAACAATTTTTCCAGGAGTAATAAGCTCGGTGAAGGTGGATTTGGTGAGGTTTACAAGGTGAGGAGGtctttgtttttcatgtttctGTATGTTATGAAAAATAACAGtccatgttttgtttcattgaaTGGTATGTAGGGTACACTTTCAAATGGAACTGAAGTGGCTGTGAAGCGACTGTCGAAAATGTCAGGACAAGGGACAAGAGAGTTTAGGAATGAGGCTGTTCTTGTGTCAAAACTTCAACACAGGAATCTTGTTAGGCTTCTTGGATTCTGTTTGGAAGGAGAAGAAAAGATTCTCATCTATGAATTTGTCCCCAACAAAAGCCTTGACTATTTCCTATTTAGTTCGGTTtccttctatattttttttcttattttagaaGGTTTCTTCTTCAGCTTTTAAATTGAGGGATTGATCTTACATGAAAATGTGCAGACCCTGAGAAGCAAGGTCAGCTAGACTGGACTCAGCGATACAATATCATTGGAGGGATTGCTAGAGGAATTCTTTATCTTCATCAAGATTCACGGCTCACAATCATACATCGTGACCTCAAAGCAAGTAACATTCTCTTAGATGCTGATATGAACCCAAAAATTTCAGATTTTGGACTATCTACCATCTTTGGAATCGATCAAACTCAAGGAAATACCAACAGAATTGCTGGAACCTAGTAAGTTATGCTCATAACTGCTGAAAACATACAGCTTTCTATTGGATATTAACTGTACATGAATGTTTTTTCAGTGGTTACATGTCTCCTGAGTATGCATTGCAAGGCCAATTCTCCATGAAATCTGACGTTTACAGCTTTGGAGTCTTAGTTCTCGAGATTATAAGTGGAAAGAAAAACAGTAATGTCTACCAGATGGATGAAACTAGTACTGCTGGAAACTTGGTCAACAATGTGAGCATAAAGACCTCAACAACTTagcatattttaaaacatatgaCAAATGATTGTTGttatattcatttttgtttAGGCTTGGAGGCTTTGGAAAAACGGGTCACCAATAGAGCTGTTGGATCCAGCCATTGGAAAAAATAATCAGAGTAATGAAGTCATTAAATGCATCCATATTGCGCTCTTATGTGTTCAAGACAATCCAGAAGACCGTCCAATCCTATCAACTATCATCTTGATGCTCAATAGCAACACAATCACTCTACCAGTGCCTACTCTACCGAGTTTTTTCCCGCGTAGCAGACCCCAATTTGAGCAGGTATCTGACGGATTCGAATCAAGTCGATCTACAGTGAAATCTGTTAGTTATTCTATTGGTGACACGGCCATTACTGAACTAGAGCCTCGTTGAAGATGGATCTGAATTCTCTGAGTGCAAGTTTGAATGATGCTTTTTATAACATTTCACTGTCAATTCAAGAACATTTTTAATACTCTGTTTTTGTCCCGTTtcatgtatttataatttaagaaGATTCTCCAACGTAGAGAATTGTCGTCTCAATTCTTGTTATTGCCTGTTTACTTATTCCCCAACGTAGAGATCTGTTGTCCCAACAGAGGACTCGTATGTGTTCAAGAGAGTGTATTGAAAGAACAAACGTGATTGACGCTTACGTAATTGACACTTACTAATATATTGTAGTTAACGTTAActttcttaaacataattacaattaatatattgtaattgGCCCATGGAGAAAGGCACACACCTCATCGCCATGGAACGCCATGTGCCATTTTAAACACAGGTCTCAACAGTAACTCTGTTACTCTTCCGATTCCATCAACACACACATTTGTTGCTCATAGTGATTCGGGTGAGGCTTCTCGGTTTCACCAGGTCATGTCATTAAACTTGAGCCACATTGAAAGATTGTTTCAAACCGGTTTATTATAAACGCATAAGTGTGAATTGAAGTTTCAGTTACTTTTTGTTGACTATGGTTTcattttttcaacaaaatggTAACATTAAAGATCTAATAGGTCTAGGCTGTTACAATCTGAGTTATGGTCAACTGTAagataattaacaaaaacattataatgaaacaaaagataGAAATGTTAAACGGTAAGACTTGCTCATTGTAAAGAAACCAATAGAAAAACTTCacttatatatttgaaataattgCTCGAAAAAACTTCTTATAGTCTCTAAGCTCTGCTTTGTAGATGATTAGTCTACATTTCTACCCAATCAATTTTGAATAtaaggaaataaagaaaaaacaataaggTAGAGATTTTAACgtctaactagattttgacccgcgctttggaagcgcggaatattttacgatgaaaaatttcactaataatttaacaaatattttggtaatttttaaagagtgtgtatttaaaatatttttgcatttaaatcagtgtttttaaattcaacccgattgtgattataccggttaatccggagatctgataattcaatttaggtttttaaaatatacatattaaaaaaaatcactaaaacccgagactaaccgattgaactgatggatgaccgatatgtaatctaattggatttaaattgtaatagtttcataatttgtaatcttataatccaaattttaaagttcattattttgcaatttatgaaattataacgtttctacaaaattttaaagaaaaaatgatatatataaaataactaagattaattattgtattatttggaaacattgatagtagtataaaaatatattatttggaaacattgatagtagtataaagaaataagtatattgtttggaaacatggatagtagtataaagaaatgagcattagtgatttaatgtaggtttaactataaagtataaaaatgcatttaatttaaaaacttacaaaataaatgttaggtccaacaaaatgtttctgttttaataagatagatttctAAACCGAATAAACTCTATATTGAACCGGAAACAAACTGAACAGATTGGGTTCGGCTCGCGAAAGTTCATAATCAAGGTTCGGAATCTGTCTTTTAGTTAGAGCCACTTGTTAGCCCCACCATGATGACACATGTGAAACTCATGCAAAGAATATAAAAGACACGTGGCATTATCTGAtgctcagaaaaaaaaagtccaaGAGCTGTCTGAAGATCTTAACAAGGAAGTGTGAAACGTGAAGCAACCCCATCTACACACAAGAACCAACCAACCCCTATACACGCATCATCATCAGAACCCTAAATTCCAGGACGAGTAAATCTCGAGTTGGGTTTGCTTAAAGTCACAAGCTTTGATTTGGGTTTCATCACAAGCTCTGTATTGAAGCTTGAGTTCGGTTAAAGGAGAGCAGCGATGTGCAGTTTGTCGCCGAGTCTGCTGTTACCGACAAGGCTCAAACCAGGCTATTCAGACAAACGGAGTAACAGTAGCAATTCCCTCTTTGTCTCCAATAGAAGATCCAAGAGGAGGAACCTATCCATTGTTCCCGTAAGTAAGCACTTGTGTTTCTTTAACATCATTTTGATAGCTTTGTGTGCTATGCTCAGCTATGGATTTCAATATCCAAGCCTCTTGTTTGTATTGAGAGAAATTAAAGGTTGTAGCTTTATGTGTGTCTAGATTCAAGGATTGAGTTTTGTTGCAGATGGCAAGATTGTTTGGACCGGCGATCTTCGAATCAGCCAAGCTGAAAGTATTGTTTTTGGGTGTTGATGAGAAGAAGCATCCACCAACGCTCCCAAGAACTTACACACTCACTCACAGTGACATTACTGCTAAATTAACTTTAGCTATCTCTCACTCCATTAACAACTCTCAggtaaccaaaaaaaagttaCCTTTCTCTACTCTTCACATATTTACAGTAGAGGCCTATCTCTGTATCTGCATGTTTGTAAAGTTACCTTTCACCAATATATGGCACTTTTTTCAATAGAAAGATTCGTATTTAACGGTCTTGAAACATGAGTGCTATTAAAGAACAGTTTAGTTTATGCGTTCATGGTTTTAGAAATTTAAGGTGTTATGAATGTTCTATACAGTTGCAAGGATGGGCTAATCGGATATACAGAGATGAAGTAGTAGCAGAATGGAAGAAAGTGAAAGGGAAACTGTCGCTCCATGTTCACTGTCATATTAGCGGTGGACATTTCCTTTTAGATTTATTCGCAAAGTTTCGATATTACATCTTTTGCAAGGAGTTACCAGTTGTAAGTCTCCAAAATAACTTCTGTTATTGGTTTCATGAAAGACAATTTTTATTAACTATGATTGTTTTGATGTATGTATTAGGTGTTGAAGGCTATAGTTCATGGAGATGAGAACTTGTTGAACAACTATCCAGAGTTACAAGAAGCTCCTGTTTGGGTTTATTTCCATTCTAATGTCGATGAGTTCAACAGAGTCGAATGTTGGGGTCCTCTTTGGGAAGCTTCTTCACCTGATGGTCACAGGACTCAATCTCTTCCTGAGCCGCAGTGCAAGGATGAGTGCAGTTGTTGTTTCCCACCGGTTAGCTCTATTCCGTGGTCACATAGTCTTAGTAATGAAGTTGCTAAAGGTTACTATGGGACTCATGGTGAGGGAATGTCTACTCCTAATCCGGAGAAActctaatgaaaaaaaaataataaaaaccttTTTGGTTTGTAAATTGAATGAAATAGGAAGATTATTCCTCATATTGGTTTGGTGTACATACTACATAGTGTGGTAATAGGAAACTAATGATCGTTTGTATGTTTGATAATACGAAGTTTAAgttataaaatgtttaatacTTTGTGTCTGCTCCTGCGTCTTTGACCCTTCACACTAGTAAATGAAGTGAAAGAAGGTTTTTGTAGACCGTGACAGTTTTGTGAAAACTTAAATGACATGGTATATTACTATTCATTAGAATCATCAAGAAAGTCGAAATTAGTGACCGGCCACTCCTTGTTTCTAATGATTCCAAAATCATTCTTTTGGGTTTATGTGGTCTATCATTTCACTGCCAATTCAAGAACATTACTATAATTCAAGAAAATTTCTCCAACTTTGAGAATTGTCAGTCTCAATTCTTGTCATTGCTTCTTTACTTATTTTCCAACGTAAAGAATTGTTGCCCCAACATAGGACTCTTTATGTGTTCAAGAGACTAGTGTAACGTGAAGAACAAACATAAACTCCGTTGTTCATAGTCTCTCAACAGTAACTAATACTGGTTCATTATGATAACATTTCAGCAATTCATACAGCAGCTAATCCCATTTTCTATGAAAGGAATAAGCATGTAGAATTAATTATCATTTCATAAGAGAGAGATCATGAGGAATTTTTTTACAACAGAACATGTTTCGATAAAGATGCAACTTATTGATATTTTGACGAATGCACGTATTTCTTATCAAATTGGGAGTTCAAAACATACATTCTCCAACTTGGGTGTGGATATTGAGATATGTACAGATCTACATTAGTTATGATTGGATATGATTGTATATTATGTGTATCTACGTTTTAGGATAGAAACCtttgtataaatataagatCTTGGACCTAAGAATCAATATAGAAAAAACTTTCCATTTACTTTGTTTTCTGACAaaatatttccaatttttacTAGTTTTTAATAAGAAATACAGACTTTCCAAAACTTTGTGACTTACCCACAAAAATGTATGTATCAACAAtacatgtataaatatatatgtaaaattgaTTGGTAgactaaaagaaaaagagaagaaaactcaaaaaaaaatattaaaagtttggtgaactaagaaaaagaagaaaatggataCAGGTTTCATCCTAACCATCGTCTTTGTGGTGCTCATCATCATCTCCGCTTTTGTAGCTTGCTGGGTTTGCGCTCCACGACTTGTCAAACGATTTACGAGTGCATAACTGTTATTTTGTTACCAATTAATTATGTCTTTTTGTTAGTTTTCAATCAAGTTCTGTTTTTTCTTACTTAATGACATTGTAATTCTATTATATTTGCATAATTGAATTATGGTTTTAT from Raphanus sativus cultivar WK10039 chromosome 8, ASM80110v3, whole genome shotgun sequence includes:
- the LOC108820492 gene encoding magnesium dechelatase SGR1, chloroplastic translates to MCSLSPSLLLPTRLKPGYSDKRSNSSNSLFVSNRRSKRRNLSIVPMARLFGPAIFESAKLKVLFLGVDEKKHPPTLPRTYTLTHSDITAKLTLAISHSINNSQLQGWANRIYRDEVVAEWKKVKGKLSLHVHCHISGGHFLLDLFAKFRYYIFCKELPVVLKAIVHGDENLLNNYPELQEAPVWVYFHSNVDEFNRVECWGPLWEASSPDGHRTQSLPEPQCKDECSCCFPPVSSIPWSHSLSNEVAKGYYGTHGEGMSTPNPEKL